AACCCGGCTTGACACCAGCCATGTGGCTTCCATCATGGAAAAATTCGTGGCCAAAATTGAGCGTCTCTACGGCCTGGACAAGAACCAGATAGCCGCGAAAACGCTCTTCATGTCGCATGAAACCTACACCCCGGCCAGGGGCGGCAGCGCGTCCGCCGAAGTGAAGGCCCTTAAACAGGCTTTCGGCTCCGCCGCCGACAAAGTGGTGGTAAGCAATGTAAAAGGCTTTACCGGCCACACCATGGGGGCCAGCCTTGAGGACGCCGTGGCCATAAGAGCTCTCAACACCGGCATTGTCCCGCCTATCGCCAATTACAAGGAACCGGATCCGGAACTCTCCGGCATAAATCTTTCCAAAGGCGGAAAATACGACCTGGAATATGCCCTGCGTTTCGCGGCCGGTTTCGGCTCCCACATGGCTATGTCCTTCACACAGCGCACTTATAAAGTTGGGGAGGCCCGGATCGAAGATAATGACCTTCACCGGCGCTGGCTAAGCGAGATTTCAGGCGACACCGCGCCTGAGCTTGAAGTGGTATTCAATACCCTGCGCATTAAAGACAAAAAAGCAGTGGCTAGAGGCGAGGGTTTAGTGGTTAAGGCAGCAGCCCAACCGGAACCGAAGCCACAGACGGTTCAGGTTCCTTTATCTGTCAGCCGCCCAGCCACCCAGCCTTCAGGTATCAGCGAAGAATCCGTGAAAGCGGAAATTCTGCACATGATCACCGAGAAAACCGGCTATCCGAAAGATATGCTGGAGCTGGACCTGGACATGGAAGCCGACCTCGGCATTGACACCGTCAAGCAGGCCGAGCTTTTTGCCGCCATACGCGAGCACTATTCCATCCCAAGGCGCGACAATGTGGCCCTTAAAGACTATCCGACTATTCCATACGCCATACGCCAGAAGCCGTAAGCCATGGAGAAGCCGTAGGCCATACGCCTGAGGCTATAAGCCATAAGGAAACTCCTAAAGAAGCATATGGCGTAAAGCCTATGGCGTCCGGCAATTTCAGCGAGGACGCAGTCCGAACTGAAATTCTTAACATGATCACCGAGAAAACCGGCTATCCGAAGGATATGCTGGAGCTGGACCTGGACATGGAAGCCGACCTCGGCATTGACACCGTCAAGCAGGCCGAGCTTTTTGCCGCCATACGCGAGCACTATTCCATCCCAAGGCGCGACAATGTGGCCCTTAAAGACTATCCGACTATT
The sequence above is a segment of the Elusimicrobiota bacterium genome. Coding sequences within it:
- a CDS encoding phosphopantetheine-binding protein; translated protein: MASGNFSEDAVRTEILNMITEKTGYPKDMLELDLDMEADLGIDTVKQAELFAAIREHYSIPRRDNVALKDYPTI